One segment of Nitrospinota bacterium DNA contains the following:
- the fliJ gene encoding flagellar export protein FliJ gives MFKFKLQPVLRYRKRIEEKFQIELGKIKMRYKEEKKKLYLLVQNKDECEREICSKYRKGIKLSDIILYFNFIDKVKMDIDRQESVLKELKMKIEEKRKELLKASKERKIIEKLREKKEREYLEDLNRKERIFLDEISTNRFIRETLTNTQ, from the coding sequence ATGTTTAAATTTAAATTACAACCCGTATTAAGATATAGAAAAAGGATCGAAGAGAAGTTTCAAATAGAATTGGGTAAGATAAAGATGCGCTATAAAGAGGAAAAGAAGAAATTATATCTTCTCGTGCAAAATAAAGATGAGTGTGAAAGAGAGATCTGTTCAAAATATCGAAAAGGAATTAAACTTTCTGATATTATTCTCTATTTTAATTTTATCGATAAGGTAAAGATGGATATTGATAGACAAGAATCGGTCTTAAAGGAGTTAAAAATGAAAATTGAAGAGAAGAGAAAGGAACTCCTTAAGGCCTCGAAAGAGAGGAAGATTATTGAGAAGTTAAGAGAGAAGAAGGAAAGAGAGTATTTAGAAGATTTAAATAGAAAAGAAAGAATATTTCTTGATGAAATCTCTACAAATCGATTTATAAGAGAAACTCTCACTAATACTCAATAG